The Leptospira levettii genome has a segment encoding these proteins:
- a CDS encoding STAS domain-containing protein translates to MKNSFKFSNTEKKERTLAVVIQIKNEDISFDGLSGFRERIMSTIQNSKEDVQLDFSEITMSLDSATIGELMKYHAALESQNLQLKLSGVNKLIRTVFRLNKLDTILHLID, encoded by the coding sequence ATGAAAAATTCTTTCAAATTTTCCAATACGGAAAAAAAAGAGAGAACATTGGCAGTAGTGATTCAAATCAAAAACGAGGACATTTCCTTCGATGGGTTGAGTGGGTTTCGAGAAAGGATTATGTCTACCATTCAAAATTCAAAAGAAGATGTACAACTCGATTTTTCGGAGATCACGATGTCCTTGGATAGTGCAACGATTGGTGAATTGATGAAATACCATGCCGCACTTGAATCTCAAAATCTTCAGTTAAAACTATCGGGTGTGAATAAATTGATTCGAACAGTCTTTCGACTCAACAAACTCGATACCATTTTGCATCTAATCGATTAA
- the cueR gene encoding Cu(I)-responsive transcriptional regulator gives MNIGELSKSSGVGAKLIRHYESIGLIPETRRNDNGYRLYSEEDVHYVRFIKRSRELGFSLEDIKSLLGLWKNKSRSSKQVKQLAEKHLEDLNLKLKQIKDMADTLKHLVHNCHGDHRPDCPILKKLEME, from the coding sequence GTGAATATTGGGGAACTTTCCAAATCTTCCGGAGTTGGAGCAAAACTCATCCGTCATTACGAAAGTATTGGCCTGATCCCAGAGACAAGAAGGAATGACAATGGTTATCGATTGTATTCAGAAGAAGACGTACACTATGTACGGTTTATCAAACGATCAAGAGAACTTGGATTTTCGCTAGAAGACATCAAAAGTTTGTTAGGACTTTGGAAAAACAAATCCAGAAGTAGCAAACAAGTGAAACAACTTGCCGAAAAACACCTCGAAGATCTCAATTTAAAATTAAAACAAATCAAAGATATGGCAGATACCTTAAAACATTTGGTCCACAATTGCCATGGTGACCATAGGCCTGATTGTCCTATCCTAAAAAAATTAGAAATGGAATAG
- a CDS encoding HAD-IC family P-type ATPase yields the protein MLLEYLNVDSIQILNDSKTWEDVHTALLSKIRELEIQEEIQFHFHSIPNQTFESIGQSILIPHFRSKKIKTPELFLFVIPKGISVGEQKIRLVLFQMIPENLPSLHLRLLHGLSSLLPQIFDELMVCKKEAEVLDVVQRGEVNMKPSYKNLNQAQIAFELQTDIELGLSEKEAKIRLQTFGKNVIEKEKSVPMIWKFIKSFFNLFAVLLWVATGLCFVPGVDMPELGVAIFIVVLINGIFSFFQESKSDHAVEALRKLLANECPVIRDGKIVTIPADEIVPGDVIVLAEGDIVPADCRIIESEDVEVDNSSLTGESTSARRYKSESEIVLEGKFLWLEMPNILFAGSSLIKGKTKAVVFGTGQTTEIGQIAGLTSKIKRVESPLQIQLRQTVISISLFAFSIGVIFLILGYWVAGLSFVQAFLFFIGIFVANVPEGLLPTVTLSLALGVSRMAKRNAILKDLSSVETLGCTTVICSDKTGTLTQNQMRVVEVYFDSKNVSPDELTKLEGSQLLIECGYYCNNASLEPNPLGDPTELALLYLASGRIVNTSGKRILTNGFDSVRKRMSVILTKENFTTAFAKGGPGEILSICSHVYENGSVIPLDEERRKKLQNASDASARLGNRILAFSYKLYTNKNDSLNSITESDVESNMVYLGHCCLADPIRPKVPEAIKKCHTAGIRILMITGDHPLTAESVGHSIGIGGEKPVVITGVQLDQMSDTSLREWVRKGEPIFARVSPSQKLRIVTILQELGEIVAVTGDGVNDGPALKKADIGIAMGKRGTEVAKEAARMIIVDDDFATIVSAIEEGRGVFDNIRKFSAYVLNSNPQELIPFLLWAMFPGFPLLMTVMGVLAVDVGTDLIPAMGLGSEPPEKGIMNRAPRNRNEKLISLGFILRSYLKEGMILFGACISTYFYFVYTECGGVMPSSPEGLNMTKASPEYLQSLTAFFFPTITVQIANVLSKRSRTESVFQMNLFSNQIIWFGIGFSFLLCYLFFYTELSSIYYFAPLPFHVYLFSFHGTVVLLLYSEIVKYFRRKKLMYT from the coding sequence ATGTTACTGGAATACTTAAATGTTGATTCCATTCAAATTTTGAATGATTCAAAAACTTGGGAAGATGTTCACACCGCATTATTAAGTAAAATTAGAGAATTGGAAATCCAAGAAGAAATCCAATTCCATTTTCATTCGATTCCGAACCAAACGTTTGAATCCATTGGACAAAGTATTCTTATTCCTCATTTTCGTTCTAAAAAAATCAAAACTCCCGAATTGTTTTTGTTTGTAATCCCAAAAGGAATCTCTGTAGGGGAACAGAAAATCAGGTTGGTATTATTCCAAATGATACCTGAAAACTTACCATCTCTTCATCTGAGATTGTTACATGGTCTTTCTTCACTATTACCTCAGATCTTTGACGAACTAATGGTCTGCAAAAAAGAAGCAGAAGTTCTAGATGTCGTACAACGCGGTGAAGTGAACATGAAACCAAGTTACAAAAACTTGAACCAAGCACAAATTGCTTTTGAATTACAAACCGACATAGAATTGGGCTTAAGTGAAAAGGAAGCAAAGATTCGACTCCAAACATTTGGTAAAAATGTAATCGAAAAAGAAAAGTCTGTTCCGATGATTTGGAAATTTATAAAAAGTTTTTTTAATCTTTTTGCTGTTTTATTATGGGTAGCAACTGGGCTTTGTTTTGTTCCCGGAGTCGACATGCCAGAGTTAGGTGTCGCTATTTTTATCGTTGTACTCATCAATGGTATTTTTTCATTTTTCCAGGAATCAAAATCTGATCATGCAGTTGAAGCCTTACGTAAGTTATTGGCAAATGAATGTCCAGTGATTCGTGATGGGAAGATTGTGACGATTCCTGCTGATGAAATTGTACCAGGTGATGTAATTGTATTGGCAGAAGGTGATATCGTACCTGCAGATTGTCGTATCATTGAATCAGAAGATGTTGAGGTAGACAATTCTTCCTTAACAGGAGAATCCACTTCTGCGAGGCGGTACAAATCGGAAAGTGAAATCGTATTAGAAGGAAAGTTTTTGTGGTTAGAGATGCCAAATATTCTTTTTGCCGGAAGTTCACTGATCAAAGGCAAAACAAAAGCTGTGGTATTTGGTACAGGCCAAACGACTGAAATTGGTCAAATCGCAGGACTCACTTCTAAAATAAAGAGAGTCGAAAGTCCTCTTCAAATCCAATTACGTCAAACTGTGATATCGATTTCATTATTTGCATTTAGTATTGGAGTGATCTTTTTAATCCTAGGTTATTGGGTTGCTGGACTTAGTTTCGTCCAAGCATTTTTATTTTTTATTGGAATCTTCGTTGCAAACGTTCCCGAAGGATTACTTCCTACTGTGACTTTGTCTCTTGCTTTGGGTGTCTCAAGAATGGCAAAACGAAATGCGATTCTAAAAGATTTGTCTAGTGTGGAAACATTGGGTTGTACAACAGTGATTTGTTCAGATAAAACCGGTACACTCACTCAGAATCAAATGCGTGTTGTAGAAGTTTATTTTGATTCGAAGAATGTTTCTCCGGATGAGTTAACAAAACTAGAAGGAAGTCAGTTATTAATTGAATGTGGTTATTATTGTAATAATGCTTCGCTTGAACCAAATCCTTTAGGAGACCCCACTGAGTTAGCTTTGTTGTATTTAGCATCAGGGCGGATAGTGAATACATCAGGAAAAAGAATTTTAACCAATGGATTTGATTCTGTTCGGAAACGAATGAGTGTGATCCTAACAAAGGAAAATTTTACAACTGCCTTTGCAAAAGGTGGACCAGGAGAAATTCTCTCAATTTGTTCTCATGTGTATGAAAATGGAAGTGTAATACCTTTAGATGAAGAAAGAAGGAAAAAGTTACAAAATGCTTCTGATGCTTCGGCGAGATTAGGCAATAGAATATTAGCTTTTTCTTATAAACTGTACACAAATAAAAATGATTCTTTGAATTCGATCACAGAATCGGATGTTGAATCCAATATGGTGTATTTAGGACATTGTTGTTTGGCGGATCCAATCCGACCTAAGGTGCCAGAAGCCATAAAAAAATGCCATACAGCTGGGATTCGGATCCTTATGATCACAGGAGATCATCCTTTAACTGCGGAATCTGTTGGTCATTCTATTGGAATTGGCGGTGAAAAACCTGTTGTGATTACAGGGGTCCAGTTGGATCAAATGTCCGATACAAGTTTGAGGGAGTGGGTGAGAAAAGGGGAACCTATTTTTGCACGTGTCTCTCCTTCACAAAAGCTAAGAATAGTCACCATACTGCAAGAATTAGGTGAAATTGTTGCCGTCACTGGAGATGGAGTCAACGATGGACCCGCTTTGAAAAAAGCTGACATTGGAATTGCAATGGGGAAAAGAGGAACAGAAGTTGCTAAGGAAGCAGCAAGGATGATCATTGTGGATGATGATTTTGCAACCATTGTATCTGCAATTGAAGAAGGTAGAGGGGTATTTGATAATATAAGAAAATTCTCTGCTTATGTTCTAAATTCTAACCCGCAAGAATTGATTCCATTTTTACTTTGGGCAATGTTCCCTGGTTTTCCCTTATTAATGACTGTGATGGGTGTCCTTGCTGTGGATGTAGGGACTGACTTAATCCCTGCTATGGGACTCGGATCTGAACCTCCAGAAAAAGGAATTATGAACCGAGCACCTAGAAATCGAAATGAAAAATTAATTTCTTTAGGATTTATACTCAGATCATATTTAAAAGAAGGAATGATCTTATTTGGTGCCTGTATTAGTACTTATTTTTACTTTGTATATACCGAGTGTGGTGGTGTGATGCCTTCTTCACCAGAAGGATTGAATATGACAAAAGCAAGTCCTGAATATTTACAATCCTTAACTGCTTTCTTCTTTCCTACAATTACTGTGCAAATTGCCAATGTATTAAGTAAAAGGTCGAGAACTGAGTCGGTGTTTCAAATGAATTTATTTTCCAATCAAATCATATGGTTTGGAATTGGATTTTCATTCTTATTATGTTATTTATTTTTTTATACAGAACTCAGTTCTATTTATTATTTTGCTCCTCTTCCGTTTCATGTTTACTTATTTTCCTTTCACGGAACAGTGGTTTTGTTACTGTATTCAGAAATTGTAAAATACTTTAGAAGAAAAAAACTAATGTATACTTAG
- a CDS encoding LA_3751/LA_3752 family putative glycosyltransferase has translation MIHSKKAIGFFYCVGFLAILFFSYKTIPTVSFSDFSLFEWQLKLVLKGSLHLPYSFLTTDPNLEFFPLPNVFFHLTKTNIDSTFPNLYPILFSPFYWIGGKLGIQLIQFLLFFLSIWLFFLIKRDHLLSLILLFGSLIPIYTNLIHDTIFIFFLEVLLFYNLHKQYPFFVSLLSLSLVWMRPEFVFVICLLPFYFEWKNIWKQYLMWFGFFLFLFITTNFIFFSTVFPLRLLKNSTYHWNPEIVVYLFRLLIEQIPAFTLFLVLVVIGVFQKKFKLQFLILIFFTCLILVFSPNTGGHNTPRYLFCLVPFYVLSFHSNLLETLHRKNFTMILVVVLTIYSVYQWQYQTKELLKISKFQSNTLASLNQIPEQTIVFNNSDFSFVALPLIEQNKNLFLLRENPEKNAFSTFLVSNHINSFVFVELPPSPYAIPNPLVIPNCDKDCQFHLVDQSTLPNAMLPIMVTRYNRSFPRN, from the coding sequence ATGATCCATTCTAAAAAAGCAATAGGTTTCTTTTATTGTGTTGGTTTTTTAGCCATCCTTTTTTTTTCCTACAAAACAATTCCAACCGTATCTTTCTCTGATTTTTCATTGTTTGAATGGCAACTAAAACTAGTTTTGAAAGGGTCTTTACATTTACCTTATTCCTTTCTCACTACAGATCCCAATTTAGAATTTTTCCCATTACCAAATGTTTTCTTTCACCTAACAAAAACTAACATCGATTCAACATTTCCAAATTTGTATCCTATTTTATTTTCTCCCTTTTATTGGATCGGAGGAAAATTGGGGATACAATTGATCCAATTTTTACTTTTCTTTTTGTCTATATGGCTCTTTTTTTTAATCAAACGAGACCATCTACTCTCTCTTATCCTTTTATTTGGATCTTTGATTCCCATTTATACCAATTTAATCCATGATACTATTTTTATCTTTTTCTTAGAAGTTCTCTTATTTTATAACCTCCATAAACAATACCCATTCTTTGTTTCCTTACTCAGTTTATCTTTAGTATGGATGAGACCCGAATTTGTTTTTGTGATTTGTTTACTTCCTTTTTATTTTGAATGGAAAAACATTTGGAAACAATACCTGATGTGGTTTGGATTCTTTCTTTTTCTTTTTATCACCACCAATTTTATTTTCTTTTCTACCGTTTTCCCGCTTCGTCTGCTCAAAAATTCAACTTACCACTGGAACCCAGAAATCGTGGTATATCTATTTCGATTGTTAATCGAACAAATCCCGGCATTCACTTTATTTTTAGTTTTAGTTGTCATAGGTGTTTTCCAAAAAAAATTCAAATTACAGTTTCTCATTTTAATCTTCTTTACTTGTTTGATCCTTGTATTCTCACCAAACACAGGTGGTCACAATACACCTAGATATTTATTTTGTTTAGTTCCTTTTTACGTTCTCTCATTCCATTCCAATCTTTTGGAAACATTACACCGAAAGAATTTTACAATGATTCTTGTGGTAGTACTCACAATCTATTCTGTTTACCAGTGGCAATACCAAACAAAGGAATTGCTTAAAATTTCAAAATTCCAATCCAATACATTGGCTTCATTAAACCAAATCCCAGAACAAACAATTGTATTTAATAATTCTGATTTTTCCTTTGTTGCCCTACCACTCATCGAACAAAACAAAAACCTATTTTTACTAAGGGAAAATCCTGAAAAGAATGCCTTTAGCACATTTTTGGTAAGTAACCACATCAATTCCTTTGTGTTTGTCGAATTACCTCCGTCTCCCTACGCAATCCCCAACCCACTAGTAATTCCCAATTGTGACAAGGATTGCCAATTCCACCTTGTAGACCAATCAACCTTGCCAAACGCAATGTTGCCGATTATGGTAACTCGTTACAATCGCTCATTCCCAAGAAATTAA
- a CDS encoding hybrid sensor histidine kinase/response regulator, which translates to MEGNRILVAEDDAVLGYYLKKQLTELGYQVVHAKDGKLALEYFREYPYPVVITDYEMPGLNGEELITALNAFDVEPVIMMITGNTDPKFIVKVMKLGIFDYIIKPIQDFEIAIKVKRALEFYGMKRVETISRKEQQLRLEGQLEWIQWKEKMSSVGKFKRQNQNLFESLKHSFCQGAGFGALVSILKMIRDTCEFDGKFYKIESELMELVQTNADMAEKSLNQFAEIDSLISSDVSLKKYTIQEFYQELKTWLDEISHILNVQNHKVVISDINQNHSVKILLVNEICFKKSFIEIMTNACKFSVPNSTITVIIKVEQDWFKCAVYNEPIPNFDGTIGIPIQYEHLIFEPFYRLSKNVFERYGTLDFGLGLSYVDTCIKKHDGKISIFNVKDHLDWNGNPKTKVAFQIALPIQLMNKS; encoded by the coding sequence TTGGAAGGGAATCGTATATTAGTTGCAGAAGATGATGCAGTCTTAGGTTATTATTTAAAAAAACAACTTACTGAACTTGGTTACCAAGTAGTACATGCAAAAGACGGCAAACTTGCCTTAGAGTATTTTCGAGAATATCCATATCCTGTTGTCATTACAGATTATGAAATGCCAGGTTTGAATGGCGAAGAATTGATCACCGCTTTAAATGCATTTGATGTAGAGCCTGTTATCATGATGATCACTGGCAATACTGATCCAAAATTCATAGTAAAGGTAATGAAATTAGGGATTTTTGATTATATCATAAAACCAATTCAAGATTTTGAAATCGCAATCAAAGTAAAACGTGCACTAGAGTTTTATGGAATGAAACGTGTTGAAACAATCTCTCGCAAAGAACAACAATTGAGATTAGAAGGCCAGTTGGAATGGATCCAATGGAAAGAAAAGATGAGTTCTGTAGGGAAATTCAAAAGACAGAACCAAAATCTCTTTGAAAGTTTAAAACATAGTTTTTGCCAAGGAGCTGGATTTGGTGCTTTGGTTTCCATTTTAAAAATGATTCGAGATACCTGTGAGTTTGATGGAAAATTTTATAAGATTGAATCAGAGTTAATGGAGTTAGTACAAACAAACGCTGATATGGCAGAGAAGTCATTAAATCAGTTTGCGGAAATTGATTCTTTGATAAGCTCAGATGTATCACTAAAAAAATACACAATCCAAGAGTTTTATCAGGAATTAAAAACTTGGCTTGATGAAATTTCACATATTCTCAATGTTCAGAATCACAAAGTTGTAATCAGTGATATCAATCAAAACCATTCTGTAAAAATATTATTAGTGAATGAAATCTGTTTTAAAAAATCATTTATAGAGATTATGACAAATGCTTGTAAATTCTCTGTTCCGAATTCTACGATTACTGTCATTATAAAAGTGGAACAAGATTGGTTTAAATGTGCTGTGTACAACGAACCAATACCTAATTTTGATGGAACAATTGGTATTCCAATTCAATATGAGCATTTAATTTTTGAGCCATTTTATCGTTTGTCAAAAAATGTTTTTGAACGTTATGGAACATTAGACTTCGGCTTAGGTTTGAGTTATGTCGATACGTGCATCAAAAAACATGATGGCAAAATTTCAATTTTTAATGTGAAAGACCATCTGGATTGGAACGGGAATCCAAAAACCAAAGTAGCCTTTCAAATTGCTTTACCGATCCAACTTATGAACAAATCATAA
- a CDS encoding GDSL family lipase, which produces MKKVVLQSKSSSWLKLGLFLSVMVTLFFGLRWCDQHQFQYNLPYGYFHYPKEQTIPFFRKGVPEPGKIGKFGIRESTVKNKPNCHSLFLGDSQTFGSGIFWKDTFSEILNEETNCQWTNVSMPGFTLENEYAIFQEIKNHIPFEHVYLVVYGNDIYESGETPDYIHFVDKQKWYTKVLGFFLPNYTWYVLKKQYFDSVQKRMEVEIQKFANTNYQTSPSTPPSEKEETGEETFVPFQTLYSISPNYFKESLDVNSVSNQNFKRWQRVLLSLFSDLNANHKKFTMIYIPLDVEFDPKRFSVYKKIGFPMDPNWLVGDSEFIQELRIFSKSNHVNLIDMRESFRNQKQLLQKEDIHFNEKANRLIADVIKQSM; this is translated from the coding sequence ATGAAAAAAGTAGTTTTACAATCAAAATCGAGTTCATGGTTAAAACTGGGATTATTCCTTTCTGTGATGGTAACACTTTTTTTTGGACTACGGTGGTGTGACCAACATCAATTCCAATACAATTTGCCTTATGGATATTTTCATTATCCCAAAGAGCAAACAATTCCATTTTTTAGGAAAGGTGTACCGGAACCTGGTAAAATTGGGAAATTTGGAATTCGTGAATCAACTGTAAAAAACAAACCAAATTGCCACTCTCTATTTTTAGGAGACTCACAAACGTTTGGTTCTGGTATTTTTTGGAAGGATACATTTTCTGAAATCTTAAATGAAGAAACAAATTGCCAATGGACAAATGTAAGTATGCCTGGATTTACCTTGGAAAATGAATATGCAATCTTTCAAGAGATCAAAAATCATATTCCTTTTGAACATGTGTACTTAGTTGTGTATGGCAATGATATTTATGAATCAGGGGAGACTCCTGATTATATCCACTTCGTAGACAAACAAAAATGGTACACGAAAGTTTTGGGATTTTTTCTTCCCAATTACACTTGGTATGTTTTGAAAAAACAATATTTTGATTCCGTCCAAAAGAGAATGGAAGTTGAGATTCAAAAGTTTGCAAATACCAACTACCAAACTAGTCCCAGTACCCCGCCTTCTGAGAAAGAAGAAACTGGTGAGGAAACATTTGTTCCCTTTCAAACTTTGTATTCCATAAGTCCAAATTATTTCAAAGAATCCTTGGATGTGAATTCAGTATCCAATCAGAATTTCAAAAGATGGCAACGTGTATTATTAAGTTTGTTTTCTGACTTAAATGCTAATCATAAGAAGTTCACAATGATTTACATTCCGCTGGATGTGGAATTTGATCCAAAACGATTTTCTGTGTACAAAAAAATAGGATTTCCGATGGATCCAAATTGGTTAGTTGGAGATTCAGAATTCATTCAGGAGTTACGAATCTTTAGTAAATCAAACCATGTAAATTTGATCGATATGCGTGAAAGTTTTAGAAATCAGAAACAACTTTTGCAAAAAGAAGACATCCACTTCAATGAAAAAGCAAATCGATTGATTGCAGATGTGATCAAACAATCCATGTAA
- a CDS encoding heavy metal translocating P-type ATPase, with protein sequence METPNKTTEHTLDLFGMTCANCALRIEKGLSKLPGVSEVRVNFARESVFLRAEEQIPVDTLLKTVESLGYQATEHDPNKQSETEKKQKDHIRVLKIRFILSTLFSLPLFYGMVTHFQFLSFLPMPHILMDRWVQMIIATPVQFLIGFPFYQSAYRALRNGTANMDVLVVIGTTAAFGYSIFGKDLYFETSVVLITFILGGKWIEHMAKGKSSDGIKALLSLRPETATVKSNGVWTEVPNEYLKQGDLVLVKALERFPMDGIVAEGESFADESMLTGESMPVEKKLGDKILGGTVNGNGSLVVKAMKVGNDTTLSHIIKSVEESLGTKAPIQRIADQISAYFVPVVIALSVLDFIVWYFVLTPGDITNAIETSIAILVIACPCALGLATPISLLVGTGRAAKRGILFRSAEALESVAKINMIFFDKTGTLTEGKPKVTGVLATGVSEDQKSLVFGHVLAMEETSDHPLAKAILDFGKEKNFYSSDLGIVKTNTSPGGGIQTEIEGNLYYAGKQLFAEEKGFLIPLDIKTGVEEWISEGVSLVFVGIKGKIDGMIVFRIEDQVRESAKQAIDDLRSIGVEPVLLTGDNPIAANKVAKLVGITAVYSSLLPEEKAKIIKQLKDSNIHSAMVGDGINDAPALASAGVGIAMGTGSDIAISTADVVLVNGDIQRIVDLIKIGKDTVLNIRQNFGWALGYNLLGIPIAASGLLAPWVSGAAMAFSSVSVVFNALRMSRWK encoded by the coding sequence TTGGAAACGCCAAATAAAACCACAGAACATACGTTAGATCTTTTTGGTATGACCTGTGCGAATTGTGCCCTTCGAATTGAGAAGGGCCTTTCTAAACTCCCAGGTGTATCGGAAGTAAGAGTTAATTTTGCTCGTGAATCTGTTTTCCTTAGAGCAGAAGAACAAATACCAGTTGATACACTCTTAAAAACAGTGGAGTCACTTGGTTACCAAGCAACGGAACATGATCCAAACAAACAATCAGAAACAGAAAAAAAACAGAAAGATCACATTCGAGTTTTAAAAATTCGATTTATCCTTTCGACTTTATTTTCTCTTCCTTTGTTTTATGGGATGGTAACACATTTCCAATTTTTATCCTTTTTACCGATGCCCCATATTTTGATGGACCGATGGGTGCAGATGATCATTGCAACTCCTGTTCAATTTTTGATAGGGTTTCCTTTTTATCAATCTGCCTATCGTGCACTTCGCAATGGGACAGCCAATATGGATGTACTAGTGGTGATTGGAACAACAGCAGCTTTTGGATATAGCATCTTTGGAAAAGACTTATATTTTGAAACCTCAGTCGTCCTCATCACATTTATATTAGGTGGTAAGTGGATTGAACATATGGCTAAAGGGAAAAGTAGTGATGGGATAAAAGCATTACTTTCGCTTCGTCCAGAAACTGCAACAGTAAAATCGAATGGTGTTTGGACAGAAGTCCCCAATGAATACTTAAAACAAGGTGACTTGGTTCTTGTTAAGGCACTCGAAAGATTTCCAATGGATGGAATTGTTGCAGAAGGAGAGAGTTTTGCCGATGAATCCATGTTAACTGGTGAGAGTATGCCAGTGGAAAAAAAACTAGGAGATAAAATCCTCGGTGGAACAGTGAATGGGAACGGATCACTGGTTGTGAAAGCCATGAAAGTAGGGAATGATACCACTTTATCCCATATCATTAAATCAGTAGAGGAATCTCTTGGAACCAAAGCCCCGATCCAAAGAATTGCAGACCAGATATCAGCATACTTTGTACCTGTTGTCATTGCCCTTAGTGTCCTAGACTTTATCGTTTGGTACTTTGTTCTAACACCAGGTGACATTACAAATGCGATCGAAACAAGTATCGCCATCCTTGTGATTGCATGTCCTTGTGCACTTGGACTTGCAACTCCGATCTCACTCCTTGTTGGAACGGGACGGGCTGCCAAACGAGGGATACTCTTTCGTAGTGCAGAGGCATTGGAATCAGTTGCAAAGATCAATATGATCTTCTTTGATAAAACGGGGACTCTCACAGAAGGAAAACCTAAAGTAACAGGTGTTCTCGCCACTGGTGTTTCGGAAGATCAAAAATCCTTGGTATTTGGTCATGTGCTTGCAATGGAAGAAACATCCGATCACCCTTTGGCAAAAGCCATTTTGGACTTTGGAAAAGAGAAAAACTTTTATTCTAGTGATCTTGGGATTGTAAAAACTAACACTTCTCCTGGTGGGGGAATCCAAACTGAAATCGAAGGCAATTTGTATTATGCCGGCAAACAATTGTTTGCGGAAGAGAAGGGGTTTTTGATTCCACTCGATATCAAAACTGGTGTCGAAGAGTGGATTAGTGAAGGTGTGAGTTTGGTATTTGTTGGAATCAAAGGGAAGATCGATGGGATGATTGTTTTTCGCATCGAAGACCAAGTTCGTGAATCCGCAAAACAAGCGATTGACGACTTACGTTCTATTGGAGTAGAACCCGTCCTTTTAACAGGAGACAATCCAATCGCTGCAAACAAAGTCGCCAAACTTGTGGGCATCACTGCAGTATATTCCAGTTTGTTACCCGAAGAAAAAGCAAAAATCATAAAACAACTGAAGGATTCCAATATCCATAGTGCCATGGTGGGAGATGGGATCAATGATGCTCCTGCTCTTGCTTCTGCTGGTGTAGGAATTGCGATGGGAACTGGATCTGACATTGCAATCAGCACTGCGGATGTTGTACTTGTGAATGGTGATATCCAAAGGATTGTGGATTTGATCAAAATCGGAAAGGATACGGTTCTTAATATCCGCCAAAATTTTGGTTGGGCTTTGGGGTATAATTTACTCGGAATTCCGATTGCTGCTTCCGGTTTACTTGCTCCATGGGTGAGTGGTGCTGCAATGGCGTTTAGTTCTGTCTCTGTTGTCTTCAATGCCCTTCGCATGAGTCGATGGAAATAA
- a CDS encoding heavy-metal-associated domain-containing protein, which translates to MVKYEIEGMTCNHCKMTVEKIFAENGKKATADVDYEIVSVNETLTEEELEKLRNRLSEDGYTLGNAK; encoded by the coding sequence ATGGTTAAGTATGAAATTGAAGGAATGACTTGTAATCATTGTAAGATGACTGTAGAAAAAATTTTTGCTGAAAATGGTAAAAAAGCAACTGCTGATGTAGATTATGAAATTGTATCAGTGAATGAGACTCTGACAGAAGAGGAGTTGGAAAAACTCCGAAACCGTTTGAGTGAGGATGGTTATACCCTTGGAAACGCCAAATAA